One genomic segment of Sminthopsis crassicaudata isolate SCR6 chromosome 4, ASM4859323v1, whole genome shotgun sequence includes these proteins:
- the LOC141541851 gene encoding uncharacterized protein LOC141541851 — protein MPPARPPPPWGPRGASPHFLGRSPSVFGGSLPAPAHAALLAGEDAALLRPARAGPLTSCPVLPVQPAARQSRRPRQPLFRAPAPGPTARPVPAAAGAAAARTGGGDYRRTRPFQVRGGVGCMRKGLQEKRGASGERGPRRDAEFEGHPPAWALPAEGCAVESEKPPPPPARRRQQGCFELGRSSPSTPPHALCVRWPRLAAPPERGKQWT, from the coding sequence ATGCCACCAGCCAGGCCGCCTCCTCCTTGGGGACCCCGCGGGGCCTCGCCCCACTTTCTAGGGCGGAGTCCGTCTGTTTTCGGAGGGTCCCTACCCGCCCCAGCGCACGCTGCGCTTCTGGCGGGGGAGGATGCTGCGCTGCTCCGCCCCGCCCGCGCCGGTCCCCTCACGTCCTGTCCGGTCCTCCCCGTCCAGCCCGCCGCCCGGCAGTCCCGCCGCCCGCGGCAGCCGCTGTTTCGGGCTCCGGCTCCGGGTCCCACCGCGCGCCCAGTCCCTGCAGCAGCTGGAGCAGCTGCTGCCCGAACAGGGGGCGGGGACTACCGACGGACCAGACCATTCCAGGTTCGTGGAGGGGTGGGGTGCATGCGGAAAGGCCTGCAGGAAAAGAGGGGAGCCTCGGGGGAACGGGGCCCGCGGCGAGACGCCGAATTCGAAGGTCATCCTCCCGCCTGGGCTCTGCCGGCGGAAGGATGCGCTGTGGAAAGCGAGAAGCCACCGCCGCCTCCCGCGCGGCGGAGACAGCAAGGATGCTTTGAGCTGGGGCGCTCTTCGCCTTCCACCCCTCCCCACGCGCTCTGTGTACGTTGGCCCAGGCTCGCGGCACCTCCAGAACGCGGCAAACAGTGGACCTAG